The following is a genomic window from Odocoileus virginianus isolate 20LAN1187 ecotype Illinois unplaced genomic scaffold, Ovbor_1.2 Unplaced_Scaffold_29, whole genome shotgun sequence.
gagaGAATTTAATGATAACAAAAGACCACAAAATACATCCCTTTTACAGTGATGGCCACTACCATGAGGCTTAAAAACTGACTGTCATTGATCCTCTAGCTATTTAGACAAAATATTCCCCTTCTCTGTGCATTAGTTTGTTCATCTAGAAAACAGATATGGAATGAGAGTGGCCTTAAAGGACTATTGCAAGCTTTCACCTTCCTACATAGGATGGACTGAAGTCTGAAACAGAGCAGCAGCACATGATACAGATAAATGGCATCTATTCTTCTATATTTCTTACCTCCATCAAATTACAACTGAAAAACTATTCAAAGTCATGGTTTGTGACTTTTAGAAGTCTATGTTCCACGGTGTGGCCACTGCCAAAATTTAACACTAGGTTTGAAGGAAGCAACAGCTACAGTCTCACGTAGCCTATGGAGATAAGCATTCCACCTTAAGAAGTCAGGATAGTGTTCAGGGATTTTCCTCCACCAAGATTTTGGATCCAATGAAAATGTATCGGAGGACTGTCAGGATGACAGAAGTGAAGAATCCAGTGGACGTTGTTCTGAGTACTCTGATGAGTTTAATTGCACTGATGGCTTCAGCAGGATCGCGAAGTGATGGATGTGGTTCTGGAAAACAAGGCATAAGTcaaagttttggggaaaaaaatgtgatcaCAGAGGTGATAGCTTTGATAAAAATGTCCTTGATAGTGAGGTGAAGGTGTCTGAATGTTAAGCTCTTCAGTGTGAACTCTGCAAAAATACAGAGCCAGATGAAATGCCTAACATTCAAGAAATTTGACTCAAATACAGCATGCACTTTTTTGAGATGTATCCAATTTCCATGACTGAAGTGATGGAGCACGCATGCACAGTGTTGGGGATGGCTAAGGTAGAAGCTGATACACAGGATAATTTAAGACTGCCTTGGGAATTAGAGCTTGGATGGATTTCCAAGAATGGAAATCATTAAAATGCAATTTGCTCTcctgaaatgaaattttagtGAACAAAGCATCAGTGAGATtctcaggaagatcttttttgagaCATGATCCTATAGCATCACAGAGGTTAAGTTTTCCCTAATATAAGTACAATAAAACCTTAAGAATGCAAAGCCAGGCACCTTCTGGGGAAGAAGACACTCAACTCCATGACATAGGGCACAAAGATTTGGGACAAGATGACACACCATGTAAATTTCTTATTCAGTTCATTACATAGTATTTGTTCCAATAGCTTATTATCATGGATTCATGGCTTTTTATATGCCAAACTATTCCAGTGGTTGCCTATTAATTGTTCCGTTTAAATCTCAAGTTAGCATTACTTTCAGGTTTTCTTGCCTCTCTCGTCTTAACTCTATTTTTCCTCCAGACATGGGAGACTATCTTTGTGTTGAGTCAGCATACATATTTTACACCCATCAGGATTTCCTTTGTCTCAAAACTTGTAattagttcctcttcaaggaCTTTAGATTCCTGAATAGAGGTGGAAATCTCCAGACCAAGATTTATGTTAGACTGCTTTGTGTGATGCCTGGCTGCCTTAGAGAACTTAGAACACTGCaataacaaactttaaaaaagttaaaaaaatgtattttcaaaggcTAAGGGCCTGTTACTCTTTTCACTGAGAGTTCTTAatattttcccaaaataaaattttttcaaatcagAGTCTTCTTGAGCCGATAACTTCACTCTTCTCTGCTATTCTTCTCTGCCATTCAACGTCACCTCACATTCTCAAAACACTGTTCCACAAGAACTAACTAGTAAAAGACACTGATATCTTTGACCTATATGTTAGATGTAACTCCAGATTCACATCACATATACATATTCCTAGTATTAAGGTGTACCTTTATAGTGAACATTGTCAATTTATGCATGAACGGGCCATGCCTATACTCTCAAATTTATATTCTGCATTATTTTCACAATTAAAGCAGACAGGatataaagtcatttttaaagaattaaaacatatttaaaaaaaagatctttaattaatgtatatttttcttcattctaagCACATGAGGAAATCCTCTGGgaaatattttgtctgttttaataTAACCtacattaaaattattctttttagtATGCCTAATATAAAGTCAGAAAGTTGAAATTATAAATCACCTAGTgttaaaaaaatagtttccaaAGATGTAGGCTATACCTATTAATTCTGAATGTGAGGTCTTAAGCAAAGATTGAGTAGTTTTCCACATAGTAAGACTTTAAACTTTTCATGGCTACTCATTTATGTCTTGGCATATGGCAAATTAAATGTTAGGTCACCTATACATTTTCATACGCAATATGaacaaatgttaatttttgtATCAAGTGGTCACTTGATAGAATAACATACTTTTGGGGGGGAAGCATTGCCACCTTGATTCCAGGTAAAgaccaaaataattttaaacatgcCATTCCTAAGGGCctaaaatgaagagatggaattTTATCTTCCTGAATTGACTATAGGGGAACAGTccttctctattaaaaaaaaatgtatcccaATTAATACAGCAAAAGTAAATCCCAGAGACatgctggaaaaaaagaaagaaaccagggtTTGGAGAAAATGGCAGAGTTCTTCCCATAAAGCCGCTTGGCCCAGAACTCTCCGTTAGGATGGAGTCACAGGCGACACCGTTAGTAAATTTCAAACTGCGCGCGCAGCGTCTGGATTGGCTATCGACAAAACGTGGCACCCGCGTTAACTTAAATTAGATTCTCATTTCCGTTTGTTTTGCTTCTGCCCTTTTAACTTAATACTTGGCACATTTAAACtcagggaaagggggaaaaaagccagcAGCGCTCCCCAAAGAAAACACAAGTGAATAATACGATTTGTAACTTTCTTACTGTGTTCCAAGGAACTCATTACTCAGGCACACAGACGTTAAAATTAAGGATGCAGAGGACAAGCCATGGTCAACGAAACCTTTTGCCAACTTCAAACGTAAAGGAGAGCTGATTTTACTTTGGGACAAACggtattttgctttctttactaCATTTGTCTGATAATGAACCTGACTCTTCTCGACAGAAACACAAAAACGTCTCCAGCGTTGCTGCAGCACCACCTACATTACAGAGGAAGCAATTTCTAACAAGATCAAAGGAAATGTGACAGAAAGAATACCTAGTGAAGACAGAAAAGATGGCCACCTGGAAGCCAAAGAGAAGCCTATGAAGAAACCATCCCTGTTAACAGCAGTCTTGGgcctctggcttccagaactgtgacaaataaatttctcttgtttaagggaaaacaaaaaactagaacTTATTACTTTGCAGCATATTAAGAAACACCTACTGTATAAAGTGAGTGCCAGTTCTCTTTAGAAGATTGAGTGGCTCTGAAAAGAGCCTTTGGGGCCAAGGCTTACCGATCACTCCGTGGCGGGCCGGCTCACTTGGAGCTGGTGTACTTGGTGACCGCCTTGGTGCCCTCGGACACGGCGTGCTTGGCCAGCTCCCCGGGCAGCAGCAGGCGCACGGCCGTCTGGATCTCCCTGGATGTGATGGTCGAGCGCTTGTTGTAATGCGCCAGGCGCGACGCCTCGCCCGCGATGCGCTCGAAGATGTCGTTCACGAATGAATTCATGATGCCCATGGCCTTGGACGAGATGCCGGTGTCCGGGTGGACCTGCTTCAGCACCTTGTACACGTACACGGAGTAGCTCTCCTTGCGGCTGCGCTTGCGCTTCTTGCCGTCCTTCTTCTGCGCCTTGGTCACCGCCTTCTTGGAGCCCTTCTTCGGGGCCGGAGCGGATTTAGAGGGTTCAGGCATGGCCGGGAGTTTACTGCCAAACAGCCCAAAAACCACAGAAGGAAGAAGCTGTAAGAACCCGCTTCCTTCACAGCTTCTTAAAGGAGGAAGTGAGTAATGCCAGGCGTCTGATTGGTGGTGAATGCTGGAAGCGTCACATAATAGTTTTGTCCAATTAAAATAAGCGTATTTCAAACTCATGGTTTCATTGGGTTAGGTGAAACTGCAGCTTTAGCCAATGGTCCACCGTCATTTTCGCGCCCATTAAAGACTATAAGTAGGCTAGGTCTGGTTTTCTGCACTCATATTCCGCATTTGTGAGATTATACCTTCGTCATGTCTGGTCGTGGCAAGCAAGGAGGCAAGGCTCGTGCAAAGGCCAAGACCCGCTCCTCACGGGCCGGGCTCCAGTTCCCCGTGGGCCGAGTGCACCGGCTGCTCCGCAAGGGGAACTACTCCGAGCGGGTCGGGGCCGGGGCCCCGGTGTATCTGGCGGCGGTGCTGGAGTACCTGACGGCCGAGATCCTGGAGCTGGCGGGCAACGCGGCCCGGGACAACAAGAAGACC
Proteins encoded in this region:
- the LOC110143302 gene encoding histone H2B type 1-N; this translates as MPEPSKSAPAPKKGSKKAVTKAQKKDGKKRKRSRKESYSVYVYKVLKQVHPDTGISSKAMGIMNSFVNDIFERIAGEASRLAHYNKRSTITSREIQTAVRLLLPGELAKHAVSEGTKAVTKYTSSK
- the LOC110143303 gene encoding histone H2A type 1-D encodes the protein MSGRGKQGGKARAKAKTRSSRAGLQFPVGRVHRLLRKGNYSERVGAGAPVYLAAVLEYLTAEILELAGNAARDNKKTRIIPRHLQLAIRNDEELNKLLGKVTIAQGGVLPNIQAVLLPKKTESHHKAKGK